One genomic window of Sporosarcina ureae includes the following:
- a CDS encoding IS3 family transposase (programmed frameshift): MRKIHVEDKIQAVKRYIEGNESLREIAQSIGIDKSEIRYWVQRYRYHGENGFKKPCTSYSVQFKLDVIHYMVDENTSLRDTAARFNLTHHSTLRRWVNAYREEGADALSPKEEGRLSMKQNPENKKKPSVSEKELQKEIDFLRMENAYFKKVKCLSSGTGKTTKENKAQVVFELRHRFTVSALLQLAELARSTYYNLVNRWDRSDPDATIKQLILSIYHEHKGRYGYRRIQMELRCLGHIVNHKKVQRIMKVLNLTSLVRIKKYRSYKGKVGKTAPNILERDFQAEQPNEKWVTDITEFKLFGSKFYLSPMLDLFNGEIIAYTLGSRPTYVLVDEMLNQSLQTLTNQDQLVIHSDQGWHYQMKPYQNTLSEKGITQSMSRKGNCYDNAVMESFFGTFKSEFLYLQEFENREQFTKELAEYISYYNSKRIKSKLGMSPIEYRTHHQLSA; encoded by the exons GTGAGAAAAATTCATGTAGAAGATAAGATTCAAGCGGTTAAACGATACATTGAAGGTAATGAAAGTCTTCGTGAAATCGCTCAATCTATCGGAATTGATAAGAGTGAAATTCGTTATTGGGTACAGCGATATCGGTATCACGGAGAAAATGGTTTCAAGAAACCCTGTACAAGTTATTCTGTACAATTTAAACTGGACGTAATCCATTATATGGTTGATGAGAATACGTCCCTCAGAGATACTGCTGCCCGCTTCAACTTAACGCACCATTCCACGCTTAGAAGATGGGTAAATGCGTATAGGGAAGAAGGGGCGGACGCCTTGTCACCAAAAGAAGAGGGGCGTCTATCCATGAAACAAAACCCAGAAAACAAGAAGAAACCATCTGTTTCTGAAAAAGAACTACAAAAGGAAATTGATTTCTTACGAATGGAAAATGCTTATT TTAAAAAAGTTAAATGCCTTAGTTCAGGAACAGGAAAAACTACTAAAGAAAACAAAGCGCAAGTAGTCTTCGAACTAAGGCACCGATTCACAGTGAGTGCGCTTCTACAACTGGCAGAACTTGCCCGCAGCACGTATTACAACTTAGTAAACCGATGGGATCGATCTGACCCTGACGCGACTATTAAACAGCTGATTCTTAGCATCTATCATGAGCACAAAGGACGTTACGGCTACCGGCGGATTCAAATGGAATTACGATGTCTCGGCCATATTGTGAACCATAAAAAAGTACAACGCATTATGAAAGTGCTGAACCTTACCTCTCTAGTCCGGATCAAGAAATACCGTTCGTACAAAGGAAAAGTGGGCAAGACCGCCCCGAATATCCTGGAACGAGATTTCCAAGCAGAGCAGCCGAATGAAAAGTGGGTAACGGATATTACTGAGTTCAAGCTATTTGGAAGCAAGTTCTATTTATCCCCGATGTTAGATTTATTTAACGGAGAAATCATTGCGTATACACTCGGTTCCAGACCAACCTATGTCTTGGTTGACGAGATGTTGAATCAGTCATTACAGACCCTAACAAATCAGGATCAACTAGTCATCCATTCAGACCAAGGTTGGCATTATCAAATGAAACCATATCAAAATACATTGAGCGAAAAAGGGATTACCCAAAGTATGTCCCGAAAGGGCAACTGTTACGATAACGCGGTCATGGAAAGTTTCTTTGGCACGTTTAAATCCGAATTTCTGTATCTACAGGAATTTGAAAATAGGGAACAATTCACAAAAGAGCTAGCCGAATATATCTCCTATTACAACTCCAAACGTATTAAATCAAAATTGGGGATGAGTCCGATAGAGTATCGAACTCACCACCAGCTTAGTGCGTAA